The following are encoded in a window of Balaenoptera ricei isolate mBalRic1 chromosome 1, mBalRic1.hap2, whole genome shotgun sequence genomic DNA:
- the GLRX2 gene encoding glutaredoxin 2 isoform X2, producing MYRRRAALVGTRLVRSGSRSADRLEGAAGVSASGMGTSTSSPLGNTATTPMNQIQETISNNCVVIFSKTSCSYCTMAKKLFHDMNVNYKVVELDMLEHGSQFQDALHKMTGERTVPRIFVNGTFIGGATDTHRLHKEGKLLPLVHQCYLKKSKRKEF from the exons ATGTACCGGCGCCGCGCAGCACTGGTGGGGACGCGGCTTGTCCGGAGCGGGAGCAGGTCGGCGGACCGGCTCGAGGGGGCAGCGGGCGTTTCGGCCTCTGG gATGGGGACCAGCACATCGTCACCTTTGGGGAACACAGCAACTACTCCCATGAATCAGATCCAA GAAACCATTTCTAATAATTGCGTGGTGATTTTCTCCAAAACTTCTTGTTCTTACTGTACGATGGCAAAAAAACTTTTCCACGACATGAATGTAAACTATAAAGTGGTGGAATTGGACATGCTTGAACACGGAAGCCAGTTTCAAGACGCTCTTCACAAAATGACCGGTGAAAGGACT GTGCCAAGAATATTTGTCAATGGAACTTTTATTGGCGGTGCAACTGACACTCACAGGCTTCACAAAGAAGGGAAATTGCTTCCACTAGTTCACCAGTGTTATctaaaaaaaagtaagaggaaaGAATTTTAG
- the GLRX2 gene encoding glutaredoxin 2 isoform X3 translates to MYRRRAALVGTRLVRSGSRSADRLEGAAGVSASGMGTSTSSPLGNTATTPMNQIQETISNNCVVIFSKTSCSYCTMAKKLFHDMNVNYKVVELDMLEHGSQFQDALHKMTGERTVPRIFVNGTFIGGATDTHRLHKEGKLLPLVHQCYLKKTFSGER, encoded by the exons ATGTACCGGCGCCGCGCAGCACTGGTGGGGACGCGGCTTGTCCGGAGCGGGAGCAGGTCGGCGGACCGGCTCGAGGGGGCAGCGGGCGTTTCGGCCTCTGG gATGGGGACCAGCACATCGTCACCTTTGGGGAACACAGCAACTACTCCCATGAATCAGATCCAA GAAACCATTTCTAATAATTGCGTGGTGATTTTCTCCAAAACTTCTTGTTCTTACTGTACGATGGCAAAAAAACTTTTCCACGACATGAATGTAAACTATAAAGTGGTGGAATTGGACATGCTTGAACACGGAAGCCAGTTTCAAGACGCTCTTCACAAAATGACCGGTGAAAGGACT GTGCCAAGAATATTTGTCAATGGAACTTTTATTGGCGGTGCAACTGACACTCACAGGCTTCACAAAGAAGGGAAATTGCTTCCACTAGTTCACCAGTGTTATctaaaaaaaa CTTTCAGTGGTGAGCGCTGA
- the GLRX2 gene encoding glutaredoxin 2 isoform X1, translated as MYRRRAALVGTRLVRSGSRSADRLEGAAGVSASGMGTSTSSPLGNTATTPMNQIQETISNNCVVIFSKTSCSYCTMAKKLFHDMNVNYKVVELDMLEHGSQFQDALHKMTGERTVPRIFVNGTFIGGATDTHRLHKEGKLLPLVHQCYLKKKQRQDGHVQQTSRYQ; from the exons ATGTACCGGCGCCGCGCAGCACTGGTGGGGACGCGGCTTGTCCGGAGCGGGAGCAGGTCGGCGGACCGGCTCGAGGGGGCAGCGGGCGTTTCGGCCTCTGG gATGGGGACCAGCACATCGTCACCTTTGGGGAACACAGCAACTACTCCCATGAATCAGATCCAA GAAACCATTTCTAATAATTGCGTGGTGATTTTCTCCAAAACTTCTTGTTCTTACTGTACGATGGCAAAAAAACTTTTCCACGACATGAATGTAAACTATAAAGTGGTGGAATTGGACATGCTTGAACACGGAAGCCAGTTTCAAGACGCTCTTCACAAAATGACCGGTGAAAGGACT GTGCCAAGAATATTTGTCAATGGAACTTTTATTGGCGGTGCAACTGACACTCACAGGCTTCACAAAGAAGGGAAATTGCTTCCACTAGTTCACCAGTGTTATctaaaaaaaa AGCAACGGCAGGATGGACATGTCCAGCAAACGTCTCGTTATCAGTGA
- the RO60 gene encoding RNA-binding protein RO60 isoform X4, with product MYKEKALSVETEKLLKYLEAVEKVKRTKDELEVIHLIEEHRLVREHLLTNHLKSKEVWKALLQEMPLTALLRNLGKMTANSVLEPGNSEVSLVCEKLCNEKLLKKARIHPFHVLIALETYKTGHGLRGKLKWRPDEEILQALDAAFYKTFKTVEPAGKRFLLAIDVSASMNQRVLGSVLNASTVAAAMCMVVTRTEKDSYIVAFSDEMVPCPVTTDMTLQQVLMAMSQIPAGGTDCSLPMIWAQNTNTAADVFIVFTDNETFAGHVHPAVALREYRKNMDIPAKLIVCGMTSNGFTIADPDDRGMLDMCGFDTGALDVIRSFTLDMI from the exons atgtataaagaaaaagcaCTTTCTGTGGAGACTGAGAAATTATTAAAGTATCTGGAGGCTGTAGAGAAAGTGAAGCGCACAAAAGATGAACTGGAAGTCATTCATCTGATAGAAGAACACAGACTGGTTAGGGAGCATCTCCTAACAAATCACTTAAAGTCTAAAGAG GTATGGAAGGCTTTGTTACAAGAAATGCCTCTTACAGCATTACTAAGGAATCTTGGAAAGATGACTGCTAATTCAGTGCTTGAACCAGGAAACTCAGAAGTGTCTTTAGTATGTGAAAAGCTGTGTAatgaaaaactgttaaaaaag GCTCGTATACATCCATTTCATGTTCTAATTGCATTAGAAACTTACAAAACAGGTCATGGGCTCAGAGGAAAACTGAAGTGGCGCCCTGATGAAGAAATTTTGCAAGCTTTGGATGCTGCTTTTTACAAAACATTTAAG acaGTTGAGCCAGCTGGAAAGCGTTTCTTACTGGCAATTGATGTCAGTGCTTCTATGAACCAAAGAGTTTTGGGTAGTGTACTCAACGCTAGCACAGTAGCCGCAGCAATGTGCATG GTTGTCACACGAACAGAAAAAGATTCTTATATAGTTGCTTTTTCAGATGAAATGGTACCATGCCCAGTGACTACAGATATGACCTTACAACAGGTTTTAATGGCTATGAGCCAG ATCCCAGCAGGTGGAACTGATTGCTCTCTTCCAATGATCTGGGCTCAAAACACAAATACAGCTGCCGACGTCTTCATAGTATTCACTGATAACGAGACGTTTGCTGGACATGTCCATCCTGCCGTTGCTCTGAGGGAATATCGAAAG AATATGGATATTCCAGCTAAGTTGATTGTTTGTGGAATGACATCAAATGGTTTTACCATTGCAGACCCAGATGATAGAGGCATGTTGGATATGTGTGGCTTTGATACAGGAGCTCTGGACGTGATTCGAAGTTTCACATTAGATATGATTTAA
- the RO60 gene encoding RNA-binding protein RO60 isoform X1 translates to MGVVILAQYLYQSHGKRNESITWELVISFLKDRKMEELVNQMQPLNEKQIANSEDGYVWQVTDMNRLHRFLCFGSEGGTYYIKEQKLGLENAEALIRLIEDGRGCEVIQEIKSFSQEGRTAKQEPTLFALAICSQCSDISTKQAAFKAVSEVCRIPTHLFTFIQFKKDLKESMKCGMWGRALRKAVADWYNEKGGMALALAVTKYKQRNGWSHKDLLRLSHLKPSSEGLAIVTKYITKGWKEVHEMYKEKALSVETEKLLKYLEAVEKVKRTKDELEVIHLIEEHRLVREHLLTNHLKSKEVWKALLQEMPLTALLRNLGKMTANSVLEPGNSEVSLVCEKLCNEKLLKKARIHPFHVLIALETYKTGHGLRGKLKWRPDEEILQALDAAFYKTFKTVEPAGKRFLLAIDVSASMNQRVLGSVLNASTVAAAMCMVVTRTEKDSYIVAFSDEMVPCPVTTDMTLQQVLMAMSQIPAGGTDCSLPMIWAQNTNTAADVFIVFTDNETFAGHVHPAVALREYRKNMDIPAKLIVCGMTSNGFTIADPDDRGMLDMCGFDTGALDVIRSFTLDMI, encoded by the exons ATGGGAGTTGTGATACTTGCTCAATACCTGTACCAGTCACATGGCAAGAGGAATgagagcatcacctgggaacttgtgatAA GTTTcctaaaagacagaaaaatggagGAATTGGTAAACCAAATGCAGCCGCTGAATGAGAAGCAGATAGCCAATTCTGAAGACGGATATGTGTGGCAAGTCACTGATATGAATCGGCTGCACCGGTTCTTATGTTTTGGTTCTGAAGGTGGGACTTATTATATCAAAGAACAGAAGTTGGGCCTTGAGAATGCCGAAGCTTTAATTAGATTGATTGAAGATGGCAGAGGATGTGAAGTGATACAGGAAATAAAGTCATTTAGTCAAGAAGGCAGAACTGCAAAGCAGGAGCCTACGCTCTTTGCCCTCGCCATTTGTTCCCAGTGTTCCGACATAAGCACGAAACAAGCCGCCTTCAAAGCTGTTTCTGAAGTTTGTCGCATTCCTACACATCTCTTTACTTTTATACAATTTAAGAAAGATCTAAAGGAAAGCATGAAATGTGGCATGTGGGGTCGCGCCCTCCGGAAGGCCGTAGCAGACTGGTACAATGAAAAAGGTGGCATGGCCCTTGCCCTGGCcgttacaaaatataaacaaagaaatggCTGGTCTCACAAAGATCTGTTAAGATTGTCGCATCTTAAACCTTCCAGTGAAG GACTTGCTATTGTTACCAAATATATTACAAAGGGCTGGAAAGAGGTCCatgaaatgtataaagaaaaagcaCTTTCTGTGGAGACTGAGAAATTATTAAAGTATCTGGAGGCTGTAGAGAAAGTGAAGCGCACAAAAGATGAACTGGAAGTCATTCATCTGATAGAAGAACACAGACTGGTTAGGGAGCATCTCCTAACAAATCACTTAAAGTCTAAAGAG GTATGGAAGGCTTTGTTACAAGAAATGCCTCTTACAGCATTACTAAGGAATCTTGGAAAGATGACTGCTAATTCAGTGCTTGAACCAGGAAACTCAGAAGTGTCTTTAGTATGTGAAAAGCTGTGTAatgaaaaactgttaaaaaag GCTCGTATACATCCATTTCATGTTCTAATTGCATTAGAAACTTACAAAACAGGTCATGGGCTCAGAGGAAAACTGAAGTGGCGCCCTGATGAAGAAATTTTGCAAGCTTTGGATGCTGCTTTTTACAAAACATTTAAG acaGTTGAGCCAGCTGGAAAGCGTTTCTTACTGGCAATTGATGTCAGTGCTTCTATGAACCAAAGAGTTTTGGGTAGTGTACTCAACGCTAGCACAGTAGCCGCAGCAATGTGCATG GTTGTCACACGAACAGAAAAAGATTCTTATATAGTTGCTTTTTCAGATGAAATGGTACCATGCCCAGTGACTACAGATATGACCTTACAACAGGTTTTAATGGCTATGAGCCAG ATCCCAGCAGGTGGAACTGATTGCTCTCTTCCAATGATCTGGGCTCAAAACACAAATACAGCTGCCGACGTCTTCATAGTATTCACTGATAACGAGACGTTTGCTGGACATGTCCATCCTGCCGTTGCTCTGAGGGAATATCGAAAG AATATGGATATTCCAGCTAAGTTGATTGTTTGTGGAATGACATCAAATGGTTTTACCATTGCAGACCCAGATGATAGAGGCATGTTGGATATGTGTGGCTTTGATACAGGAGCTCTGGACGTGATTCGAAGTTTCACATTAGATATGATTTAA
- the RO60 gene encoding RNA-binding protein RO60 isoform X2: MGAPRSGKGRIGFLKDRKMEELVNQMQPLNEKQIANSEDGYVWQVTDMNRLHRFLCFGSEGGTYYIKEQKLGLENAEALIRLIEDGRGCEVIQEIKSFSQEGRTAKQEPTLFALAICSQCSDISTKQAAFKAVSEVCRIPTHLFTFIQFKKDLKESMKCGMWGRALRKAVADWYNEKGGMALALAVTKYKQRNGWSHKDLLRLSHLKPSSEGLAIVTKYITKGWKEVHEMYKEKALSVETEKLLKYLEAVEKVKRTKDELEVIHLIEEHRLVREHLLTNHLKSKEVWKALLQEMPLTALLRNLGKMTANSVLEPGNSEVSLVCEKLCNEKLLKKARIHPFHVLIALETYKTGHGLRGKLKWRPDEEILQALDAAFYKTFKTVEPAGKRFLLAIDVSASMNQRVLGSVLNASTVAAAMCMVVTRTEKDSYIVAFSDEMVPCPVTTDMTLQQVLMAMSQIPAGGTDCSLPMIWAQNTNTAADVFIVFTDNETFAGHVHPAVALREYRKNMDIPAKLIVCGMTSNGFTIADPDDRGMLDMCGFDTGALDVIRSFTLDMI, from the exons GTTTcctaaaagacagaaaaatggagGAATTGGTAAACCAAATGCAGCCGCTGAATGAGAAGCAGATAGCCAATTCTGAAGACGGATATGTGTGGCAAGTCACTGATATGAATCGGCTGCACCGGTTCTTATGTTTTGGTTCTGAAGGTGGGACTTATTATATCAAAGAACAGAAGTTGGGCCTTGAGAATGCCGAAGCTTTAATTAGATTGATTGAAGATGGCAGAGGATGTGAAGTGATACAGGAAATAAAGTCATTTAGTCAAGAAGGCAGAACTGCAAAGCAGGAGCCTACGCTCTTTGCCCTCGCCATTTGTTCCCAGTGTTCCGACATAAGCACGAAACAAGCCGCCTTCAAAGCTGTTTCTGAAGTTTGTCGCATTCCTACACATCTCTTTACTTTTATACAATTTAAGAAAGATCTAAAGGAAAGCATGAAATGTGGCATGTGGGGTCGCGCCCTCCGGAAGGCCGTAGCAGACTGGTACAATGAAAAAGGTGGCATGGCCCTTGCCCTGGCcgttacaaaatataaacaaagaaatggCTGGTCTCACAAAGATCTGTTAAGATTGTCGCATCTTAAACCTTCCAGTGAAG GACTTGCTATTGTTACCAAATATATTACAAAGGGCTGGAAAGAGGTCCatgaaatgtataaagaaaaagcaCTTTCTGTGGAGACTGAGAAATTATTAAAGTATCTGGAGGCTGTAGAGAAAGTGAAGCGCACAAAAGATGAACTGGAAGTCATTCATCTGATAGAAGAACACAGACTGGTTAGGGAGCATCTCCTAACAAATCACTTAAAGTCTAAAGAG GTATGGAAGGCTTTGTTACAAGAAATGCCTCTTACAGCATTACTAAGGAATCTTGGAAAGATGACTGCTAATTCAGTGCTTGAACCAGGAAACTCAGAAGTGTCTTTAGTATGTGAAAAGCTGTGTAatgaaaaactgttaaaaaag GCTCGTATACATCCATTTCATGTTCTAATTGCATTAGAAACTTACAAAACAGGTCATGGGCTCAGAGGAAAACTGAAGTGGCGCCCTGATGAAGAAATTTTGCAAGCTTTGGATGCTGCTTTTTACAAAACATTTAAG acaGTTGAGCCAGCTGGAAAGCGTTTCTTACTGGCAATTGATGTCAGTGCTTCTATGAACCAAAGAGTTTTGGGTAGTGTACTCAACGCTAGCACAGTAGCCGCAGCAATGTGCATG GTTGTCACACGAACAGAAAAAGATTCTTATATAGTTGCTTTTTCAGATGAAATGGTACCATGCCCAGTGACTACAGATATGACCTTACAACAGGTTTTAATGGCTATGAGCCAG ATCCCAGCAGGTGGAACTGATTGCTCTCTTCCAATGATCTGGGCTCAAAACACAAATACAGCTGCCGACGTCTTCATAGTATTCACTGATAACGAGACGTTTGCTGGACATGTCCATCCTGCCGTTGCTCTGAGGGAATATCGAAAG AATATGGATATTCCAGCTAAGTTGATTGTTTGTGGAATGACATCAAATGGTTTTACCATTGCAGACCCAGATGATAGAGGCATGTTGGATATGTGTGGCTTTGATACAGGAGCTCTGGACGTGATTCGAAGTTTCACATTAGATATGATTTAA
- the RO60 gene encoding RNA-binding protein RO60 isoform X3 has translation MEELVNQMQPLNEKQIANSEDGYVWQVTDMNRLHRFLCFGSEGGTYYIKEQKLGLENAEALIRLIEDGRGCEVIQEIKSFSQEGRTAKQEPTLFALAICSQCSDISTKQAAFKAVSEVCRIPTHLFTFIQFKKDLKESMKCGMWGRALRKAVADWYNEKGGMALALAVTKYKQRNGWSHKDLLRLSHLKPSSEGLAIVTKYITKGWKEVHEMYKEKALSVETEKLLKYLEAVEKVKRTKDELEVIHLIEEHRLVREHLLTNHLKSKEVWKALLQEMPLTALLRNLGKMTANSVLEPGNSEVSLVCEKLCNEKLLKKARIHPFHVLIALETYKTGHGLRGKLKWRPDEEILQALDAAFYKTFKTVEPAGKRFLLAIDVSASMNQRVLGSVLNASTVAAAMCMVVTRTEKDSYIVAFSDEMVPCPVTTDMTLQQVLMAMSQIPAGGTDCSLPMIWAQNTNTAADVFIVFTDNETFAGHVHPAVALREYRKNMDIPAKLIVCGMTSNGFTIADPDDRGMLDMCGFDTGALDVIRSFTLDMI, from the exons atggagGAATTGGTAAACCAAATGCAGCCGCTGAATGAGAAGCAGATAGCCAATTCTGAAGACGGATATGTGTGGCAAGTCACTGATATGAATCGGCTGCACCGGTTCTTATGTTTTGGTTCTGAAGGTGGGACTTATTATATCAAAGAACAGAAGTTGGGCCTTGAGAATGCCGAAGCTTTAATTAGATTGATTGAAGATGGCAGAGGATGTGAAGTGATACAGGAAATAAAGTCATTTAGTCAAGAAGGCAGAACTGCAAAGCAGGAGCCTACGCTCTTTGCCCTCGCCATTTGTTCCCAGTGTTCCGACATAAGCACGAAACAAGCCGCCTTCAAAGCTGTTTCTGAAGTTTGTCGCATTCCTACACATCTCTTTACTTTTATACAATTTAAGAAAGATCTAAAGGAAAGCATGAAATGTGGCATGTGGGGTCGCGCCCTCCGGAAGGCCGTAGCAGACTGGTACAATGAAAAAGGTGGCATGGCCCTTGCCCTGGCcgttacaaaatataaacaaagaaatggCTGGTCTCACAAAGATCTGTTAAGATTGTCGCATCTTAAACCTTCCAGTGAAG GACTTGCTATTGTTACCAAATATATTACAAAGGGCTGGAAAGAGGTCCatgaaatgtataaagaaaaagcaCTTTCTGTGGAGACTGAGAAATTATTAAAGTATCTGGAGGCTGTAGAGAAAGTGAAGCGCACAAAAGATGAACTGGAAGTCATTCATCTGATAGAAGAACACAGACTGGTTAGGGAGCATCTCCTAACAAATCACTTAAAGTCTAAAGAG GTATGGAAGGCTTTGTTACAAGAAATGCCTCTTACAGCATTACTAAGGAATCTTGGAAAGATGACTGCTAATTCAGTGCTTGAACCAGGAAACTCAGAAGTGTCTTTAGTATGTGAAAAGCTGTGTAatgaaaaactgttaaaaaag GCTCGTATACATCCATTTCATGTTCTAATTGCATTAGAAACTTACAAAACAGGTCATGGGCTCAGAGGAAAACTGAAGTGGCGCCCTGATGAAGAAATTTTGCAAGCTTTGGATGCTGCTTTTTACAAAACATTTAAG acaGTTGAGCCAGCTGGAAAGCGTTTCTTACTGGCAATTGATGTCAGTGCTTCTATGAACCAAAGAGTTTTGGGTAGTGTACTCAACGCTAGCACAGTAGCCGCAGCAATGTGCATG GTTGTCACACGAACAGAAAAAGATTCTTATATAGTTGCTTTTTCAGATGAAATGGTACCATGCCCAGTGACTACAGATATGACCTTACAACAGGTTTTAATGGCTATGAGCCAG ATCCCAGCAGGTGGAACTGATTGCTCTCTTCCAATGATCTGGGCTCAAAACACAAATACAGCTGCCGACGTCTTCATAGTATTCACTGATAACGAGACGTTTGCTGGACATGTCCATCCTGCCGTTGCTCTGAGGGAATATCGAAAG AATATGGATATTCCAGCTAAGTTGATTGTTTGTGGAATGACATCAAATGGTTTTACCATTGCAGACCCAGATGATAGAGGCATGTTGGATATGTGTGGCTTTGATACAGGAGCTCTGGACGTGATTCGAAGTTTCACATTAGATATGATTTAA